One genomic segment of Strix aluco isolate bStrAlu1 chromosome 14, bStrAlu1.hap1, whole genome shotgun sequence includes these proteins:
- the IL17C gene encoding interleukin-17C isoform X2, protein MGWLGALALLGALTLCRGLRRPPGIAPHHPHGHCYSADELRDGEAPAHLLGRTLRWDHYVPVQLVPQLERLQETTGHRRHRRHRHRACPALQLRAGLRSEPNERSISPWRYRIDEDENRYPRKLAFAECLCSGCVDVKTGRETTSLNSVAIHQTMMVLRRKPCPHPTGPGLVTFEVDYIRVPVGCTCVLPRTGR, encoded by the exons ATG GGCTGGCTGGGTGCCCTGGCGCTGCTGGGCGCCCTGACGCTGTGCCGCGgcctccgccgcccccccggcaTCGCCCCGCACCATCCCCACGGCCACTGCTACAGCGCGGACGAACTGCGGGACGGCGAAGCCCCCGCGCACCTCCTGGGCCGCACCCTGCGCTGGGACCACTACGTACCAGTACAACTGGTGCCGCAACTGGAACGTCTGCAGGAGACCACCGgccaccgccgccaccgccgccaccgccaccgcGCCTGCCCCGCGCTGCAGCTCCGCGCCGGCCTCCGCAGCGAGCCCAACGAGCGCTCCATCTCCCCGTGGCGCTACCG CATCGATGAGGATGAGAACCGCTACCCCCGCAAACTGGCCTTCGCCGAGTGTCTCTGCAGCGGCTGCGTGGACGTCAAGACGGGCCGGGAGACGACGTCGCTCAACTCGGTCGCCATCCACCAAACCATGATGGTCCTGCGGCGCAAGCCCTGCCCGCACCCCACCGGCCCCGGCCTCGTCACCTTCGAGGTGGACTACATCAGGGTGCCCGTGGGCTGCACCTGCGTCCTGCCCCGCACTGGGCGCTGA
- the CTU2 gene encoding cytoplasmic tRNA 2-thiolation protein 2 isoform X1, with amino-acid sequence MCEAAGDDGGGCGADSAPARRRRGPGHSHPRPCVKCGQGSAALVIRLGDAFCRGCFREYFVHKFRAMLGKNRVIFPGEKVLLALSGGAASSAMLRQVQEGLSRETAKRLRFVPGLIYVDEGAVRGQSAAQREQSLAHVETLLRAAGFPYHLAHLEQALELPASILRPGPGGSGEPNSSYKEAVEGFIQQQRHEGDRDGGNSLPGSQELPPDAPHLPATARTQELLRLFEAVETPTAREELLQMLRTHLILQTARSRGYTKVMTGESCTRVAIKLLTNLALGRGAFLAVDTGFADNRHGDVMVVRPMREYTAKEIAFYNHFFDVPTVITPPLPTKRREKPSIHHLIERFLLGLQEDFPSTISTVYRTGEKLSPAPAQASSESQRCLLCLCALDIAGEEELALEPTLITEEPEPAGNGCCQDTPTAGTESKAAFIPLLCYSCRLTFKELGPLATLPTYVRAEAQRRIRRADTQWQSQEVPLEDREPGKS; translated from the exons ATGTGCGAGGCGGCGGGGGACGATGGAGGAGGGTGTGGGGCGGACTCAGCACCGGCacggcgccgccgcggccccggacACAG CCACCCGCGGCCCTGCGTGAAGTGCGGGCAGGGCTCTGCCGCCCTCGTCATCCGCCTCGGGGATGCCTTCTGCCG CGGCTGCTTCCGTGAGTACTTTGTGCACAAGTTCCGCGCGATGCTGGGCAAGAACCGTGTCATCTTCCCAGGAGAGAAG GTGCTGCTGGCGCTGTCTGGGGGAGCGGCCTCCAGCGCCATGCTCCGGCAGGTCCAGGAG GGGCTGAGCCGGGAGACGGCCAAGAGGCTTCGCTTTGTCCCCGGCCTCATCTACGTTGACG AGGGAGCGGTGCGGGGACAGAGCGCGGCACAGCGGGAGCAGAGCTTAGCCCATGTGGAGACCCTGCTGCGGGCAGCCGGCTTCCCCTACCACCTAGCCCACCTGGAGCAG GCGCTGGAGCTGCCTGCATCCATCttgcggccggggccgggggggtctGGTGAGCCCAACTCCTCCTACAAGGAGGCCGTGGAGGGCTTCATCCAGCAGCAGCGGCACGAGGGGGACAGGGACGGTGGCAACTCGCTgcctggcagccaggagctgccccccGATGCCCCCCACTTGCCCGCCACTGCCCGCACCCAGGAGCTGCTGCGGCTCTTCGAGGCTGTGGAGACGCCAACGGCgagagaggagctgctgcagatGCTGCG GACCCACCTGATCCTGCAGACAGCCCGGAGCAGGGGCTACACCAAAGTGATGACGGGCGAGAGCTGCACCCGCGTGGCCATCAAACTCCTCACCAACCTGGCGCTGGGTCGCGGCGCCTTCCTCGCTGTCGACACG GGCTTTGCAGACAACCGCCACGGCGATGTGATGGTGGTGCGGCCCATGCGGGAGTACACGGCCAAGGAGATCGCCTTCTACAACCACTTCTTCGACGTCCCCACCGTCATCACGCCGCCCCTCCCCACCAAG CGCCGGGAGAAGCCCAGCATCCACCACCTGATAGAGCGGttcctcctggggctgcaggaggatttCCCCTCCACCATCAGCACCGTCTACCG GACAGGTGAGAAGTTGAGCCCGGCTCCGGCCCAGGCGAGCAGCGAGTCCCAGCGCTGCCTGCTGTGCCTGTGTGCCCTGGACATCGCCGGGG AGGAGGAGCTGGCCCTGGAGCCCACACTGATCACAGAGGAGCCGGAGCCGGCGGGGAATGGGTGCTGCCAGGACACTCCGACAGCAGG gaCTGAGAGCAAAGCTGCCTTCATCCCGCTGCTGTGCTACAGCTGCCGCCTCACCTTCAAGGAGCTG GGTCCCCTCGCCACGCTGCCGACCTACGTGCGCGCCGAGGCCCAGCGCAGGATCCgcag AGCAGACACGCAGTGGCAGAGCCAGGAGGTCCCGCTGGAGGACAGAGAGCCTGGCAAGAGCTGA
- the MVD gene encoding diphosphomevalonate decarboxylase, producing the protein MPPALGRERPGSGGGSGSAMAEERALAMVTCTAPVNIAVIKYWGKRDNDLILPINSSLSVTLHQDQLKTTTTAAASRDFTEDRLWLNGEEADVGHPRLQACLREVRRLARKRRGGSAEDSSPLNLSYKIHIATENNFPTAAGLASSAAGYACLVSALARLYGVEGELSEVARRGSGSACRSMLGGFVQWQRGERPDGRDSLAHQVAPETHWPELRVLVLVVSGEKKQVGSTAGMQTSVDTSPLLKHRAEAVVPERLALMMRHIRERDFEGFGQLTMRDSNQFHATCLDTFPPIFYLNDLSRHIIALAHRFNAHHGRTKVAYTFDAGPNAVIFTLADTVAEFVEVVRRSFPPAANGDQFVRGLPVGSASLPEELVAAVVPEPVPGAVRYILHTQPGPGPQLLDDPSQHLLGADGLPQGRP; encoded by the exons ATGCCGCCCGCACTTGGCCGGGAGCGtcccgggagcggcggcggcagcggcagcgcgATGGCGGAGGAGCGGGCGCTCGCCATGGTCACCTGCACCGCCCCTGTCAACATCGCCGTCATCAAGTACT GGGGCAAGCGGGACAATGACCTGATCCTGCCCATCAACTCCTCCCTGAGCGTGACGCTGCACCAGGACCAG CTGAAGACCACCACCACGGCCGCTGCCAGCCGGGACTTCACGGAGGACCGGCTGTGGCTTAACGGGGAGGAGGCCGACGTGGGGCACCCGCGGCTGCAGGCCTGTCTGCGGGAGG TGCGGCGCCTGGCCCGAAAGCGCCGGGGTGGCAGCGCCGAGGACTCATCCCCCCTCAACCTCTCCTACAAAATCCACATCGCCACTGAGAACAACTTCCCCACCGCCGCTGGCTTGGCCTCCTCCGCCGCCGGCTACGCGTGCCTGG TGTCGGCGCTGGCGCGGCTGTACGGCGTGGAGGGCGAGCTGTCGGAGGTGGCGCGGCGCGGCTCGGGCAGCGCTTGCCGCAGCATGTTGGGGGGCTTCGTGCAGTGGCAACGGGGCGAGCGGCCCGACGGCAGGGACAGCCTCGCCCACCAAGTGGCCCCCGAAACGCACTGGCCGGAGCTCAGGGTCCTCGTCCTGGTG GTCAGTGGGGAGAAGAAGCAGGTGGGCAGCACGGCGGGGATGCAGACCAGCGTGGACACCAGCCCCTTGCTGAAG CACCGGGCGGAGGCGGTGGTGCCGGAACGCTTGGCCCTGATGATGCGACACATTCGTGAGCGGGATTTCGAGGGATTCGGGCAACTCACCATGCGGGACAGCAACCAGTTCCACGCCACCTGCCTCGACACCTTCCCCCCCATCTTCTACCTCAACGACCTCTCACGGCACATCATCGCCTTGGCGCACCGCTTCAACGCCCACCACGGGCGCACCAAG GTAGCCTACACCTTCGACGCCGGCCCCAACGCTGTCATCTTCACGCTGGCCGACACCGTGGCTGAGTTCGTGGAGGTGGTGAGACGCAGCTTCCCCCCCGCCGCCAACGGGGACCA GTTTGTGCGGGGGCTGCCTGTGGGCTCGGCCTCGCTGCCGGAGGAGCTGGTGGCAGCCGTGGTGCCGGAGCCAGTGCCGGGGGCTGTCCGGTACATCCTGCACACCCAG CCCGGCCCCGGTCCTCAGCTCCTGGATGACCCCAGCCAGCACCTCCTGGGAGCCGACGGGCTGCCCCAGGGACGGCCGTGA
- the RNF166 gene encoding E3 ubiquitin-protein ligase RNF166 isoform X1, with protein MFRSLLVAAAQRPQAPGGSPRPPPAAGPAAEALEAQFSCPICLEVFHRAVGIAGCGHTFCGECLQPCLQVPSPLCPLCRMPFDPKKVEKASSVEKQLSSYKAPCRGCSKKVTLAKMRSHVSSCAKVQEQMANCPKFVPVVPTSQPIPSNIPNRSTFVCPYCGARNLDQQELVKHCMENHRNDPNKVVCPVCSAMPWGDPSYKSANFLQHLLHRHKFSYDTFVDYNIDEEAALQAALALSLSEN; from the exons ATGTTCCGCAGCCTGCTGGTGGCGGCGGCGCAGCGGCCTCAGGCCCCGGGCGGgtccccccggccgccgcccgctgccggccccgccgccgagGCGCTGGAGGCTCAGTTCAGCTGCCCCATCTGCCTGGAGGTTTTCCACCGCGCCGTCGGCATCGCGGGCTGCGGCCACAC GTTTTGCGGGGAGTGCCTACAGCCCTGCCTGCAAGTGCCGTCCCCACTCTGCCCGCTCTGCCGCATGCCCTTCGACCCCAAGAAGGTGGAAAAAGCTTCCAGCGTGGAGAAACAGCTTTCATCCTACAAGGCTCCCTGCAGAGGCTGCAGCAAGAAG gtGACCCTTGCAAAAATGCGCTCTCACGTCTCGTCCTGCGCGAAGGTGCAGGAACAGATGGCCAACTGCCCCAAATTTGTTCCCGTTGTCCCCACGTCCCAGCCTATCCCCAG CAACATTCCCAATCGCTCGACGTTTGTGTGCCCGTACTGCGGGGCCCGGAACCTGGACCAACAGGAACTGGTGAAGCACTGCATGGAGAACCACCGCAATGACCCCAACAAAGTG gtGTGCCCAGTCTGCTCAGCCATGCCCTGGGGCGACCCCAGCTACAAGAGTGCCAACTTTCTCCAGCACCTTCTCCACAGGCACAAGTTCTCCTACGACACCTTTGTG gaCTATAACATCGATGAGGAGGCAGCGTTGCAGGCTGCCCTGGCACTGTCACTGTCCGAGAACTGA
- the CTU2 gene encoding cytoplasmic tRNA 2-thiolation protein 2 isoform X2 — translation MLRQVQEGLSRETAKRLRFVPGLIYVDEGAVRGQSAAQREQSLAHVETLLRAAGFPYHLAHLEQALELPASILRPGPGGSGEPNSSYKEAVEGFIQQQRHEGDRDGGNSLPGSQELPPDAPHLPATARTQELLRLFEAVETPTAREELLQMLRTHLILQTARSRGYTKVMTGESCTRVAIKLLTNLALGRGAFLAVDTGFADNRHGDVMVVRPMREYTAKEIAFYNHFFDVPTVITPPLPTKRREKPSIHHLIERFLLGLQEDFPSTISTVYRTGEKLSPAPAQASSESQRCLLCLCALDIAGEEELALEPTLITEEPEPAGNGCCQDTPTAGTESKAAFIPLLCYSCRLTFKELGPLATLPTYVRAEAQRRIRRADTQWQSQEVPLEDREPGKS, via the exons ATGCTCCGGCAGGTCCAGGAG GGGCTGAGCCGGGAGACGGCCAAGAGGCTTCGCTTTGTCCCCGGCCTCATCTACGTTGACG AGGGAGCGGTGCGGGGACAGAGCGCGGCACAGCGGGAGCAGAGCTTAGCCCATGTGGAGACCCTGCTGCGGGCAGCCGGCTTCCCCTACCACCTAGCCCACCTGGAGCAG GCGCTGGAGCTGCCTGCATCCATCttgcggccggggccgggggggtctGGTGAGCCCAACTCCTCCTACAAGGAGGCCGTGGAGGGCTTCATCCAGCAGCAGCGGCACGAGGGGGACAGGGACGGTGGCAACTCGCTgcctggcagccaggagctgccccccGATGCCCCCCACTTGCCCGCCACTGCCCGCACCCAGGAGCTGCTGCGGCTCTTCGAGGCTGTGGAGACGCCAACGGCgagagaggagctgctgcagatGCTGCG GACCCACCTGATCCTGCAGACAGCCCGGAGCAGGGGCTACACCAAAGTGATGACGGGCGAGAGCTGCACCCGCGTGGCCATCAAACTCCTCACCAACCTGGCGCTGGGTCGCGGCGCCTTCCTCGCTGTCGACACG GGCTTTGCAGACAACCGCCACGGCGATGTGATGGTGGTGCGGCCCATGCGGGAGTACACGGCCAAGGAGATCGCCTTCTACAACCACTTCTTCGACGTCCCCACCGTCATCACGCCGCCCCTCCCCACCAAG CGCCGGGAGAAGCCCAGCATCCACCACCTGATAGAGCGGttcctcctggggctgcaggaggatttCCCCTCCACCATCAGCACCGTCTACCG GACAGGTGAGAAGTTGAGCCCGGCTCCGGCCCAGGCGAGCAGCGAGTCCCAGCGCTGCCTGCTGTGCCTGTGTGCCCTGGACATCGCCGGGG AGGAGGAGCTGGCCCTGGAGCCCACACTGATCACAGAGGAGCCGGAGCCGGCGGGGAATGGGTGCTGCCAGGACACTCCGACAGCAGG gaCTGAGAGCAAAGCTGCCTTCATCCCGCTGCTGTGCTACAGCTGCCGCCTCACCTTCAAGGAGCTG GGTCCCCTCGCCACGCTGCCGACCTACGTGCGCGCCGAGGCCCAGCGCAGGATCCgcag AGCAGACACGCAGTGGCAGAGCCAGGAGGTCCCGCTGGAGGACAGAGAGCCTGGCAAGAGCTGA
- the IL17C gene encoding interleukin-17C isoform X1 translates to MTARGEEEGSRSFQGWLGALALLGALTLCRGLRRPPGIAPHHPHGHCYSADELRDGEAPAHLLGRTLRWDHYVPVQLVPQLERLQETTGHRRHRRHRHRACPALQLRAGLRSEPNERSISPWRYRIDEDENRYPRKLAFAECLCSGCVDVKTGRETTSLNSVAIHQTMMVLRRKPCPHPTGPGLVTFEVDYIRVPVGCTCVLPRTGR, encoded by the exons ATGACGGCCcgcggggaggaggaaggcagccgGAGTTTCCAG GGCTGGCTGGGTGCCCTGGCGCTGCTGGGCGCCCTGACGCTGTGCCGCGgcctccgccgcccccccggcaTCGCCCCGCACCATCCCCACGGCCACTGCTACAGCGCGGACGAACTGCGGGACGGCGAAGCCCCCGCGCACCTCCTGGGCCGCACCCTGCGCTGGGACCACTACGTACCAGTACAACTGGTGCCGCAACTGGAACGTCTGCAGGAGACCACCGgccaccgccgccaccgccgccaccgccaccgcGCCTGCCCCGCGCTGCAGCTCCGCGCCGGCCTCCGCAGCGAGCCCAACGAGCGCTCCATCTCCCCGTGGCGCTACCG CATCGATGAGGATGAGAACCGCTACCCCCGCAAACTGGCCTTCGCCGAGTGTCTCTGCAGCGGCTGCGTGGACGTCAAGACGGGCCGGGAGACGACGTCGCTCAACTCGGTCGCCATCCACCAAACCATGATGGTCCTGCGGCGCAAGCCCTGCCCGCACCCCACCGGCCCCGGCCTCGTCACCTTCGAGGTGGACTACATCAGGGTGCCCGTGGGCTGCACCTGCGTCCTGCCCCGCACTGGGCGCTGA
- the CYBA gene encoding cytochrome b-245 light chain: protein MGQIEWAMWANEQALAAGLIMLTGGIVAVAGQFKGWYFAAYAIVAGVLVCLLEYPRSKRKKGSTMERCGQKYMTAVVKVFGPLTRNYYIRAILHAALAVPAGFLLSTILGTVCLGIASGIYLLAAVRGEEWRPIEQKPRERPHVGDTIKQPPSNPPPRPPADARKKQPAEVGGQVNPIPVEAE, encoded by the exons ATGGGGCAGATCGAGTGGGCCATGTGGGCTAACGAGCAGGCGCTGGCGGCCGGGCTCA TCATGCTGACGGGCGGGATCGTGGCCGTGGCGGGGCAGTTCAAGGGCTGGTACTTTGCGGCGTACGCCAT CGTGGCAGGCGTCTTGGTCTGCCTGCTCGAGTACCCCAGGAGCAAGCGGAAAAAGGGCTCCACCATGGAGAGGTG TGGCCAGAAGTACATGACAGCGGTGGTGAAGGTGTTTGGGCCCCTCACAAGGAATTACTACATTCGAGCCATCCTGCACGCCGC CCTGGCTGTCCCTGCTGGTTTCCTTCTCTCCACCATCCTGGGCACTGTTTGCCTGGGCATCGCCAGTGGCATCTACCTGCTG GCGGCGGTGCGCGGGGAGGAGTGGAGACCCATCGAGCAGAAACCCCGGGAGCGGCCGCATGTTGGGGACACCATCAAGCAGCCGCCCAGcaaccccccgccccggccccctgCTGATGCCCGCAAGAAGCAGCCGGCAGAGGTGGGGGGGCAGGTGAACCCCATCCCCGTCGAGGCTGAAtaa
- the RNF166 gene encoding E3 ubiquitin-protein ligase RNF166 isoform X2: protein MPFDPKKVEKASSVEKQLSSYKAPCRGCSKKVTLAKMRSHVSSCAKVQEQMANCPKFVPVVPTSQPIPSNIPNRSTFVCPYCGARNLDQQELVKHCMENHRNDPNKVVCPVCSAMPWGDPSYKSANFLQHLLHRHKFSYDTFVDYNIDEEAALQAALALSLSEN, encoded by the exons ATGCCCTTCGACCCCAAGAAGGTGGAAAAAGCTTCCAGCGTGGAGAAACAGCTTTCATCCTACAAGGCTCCCTGCAGAGGCTGCAGCAAGAAG gtGACCCTTGCAAAAATGCGCTCTCACGTCTCGTCCTGCGCGAAGGTGCAGGAACAGATGGCCAACTGCCCCAAATTTGTTCCCGTTGTCCCCACGTCCCAGCCTATCCCCAG CAACATTCCCAATCGCTCGACGTTTGTGTGCCCGTACTGCGGGGCCCGGAACCTGGACCAACAGGAACTGGTGAAGCACTGCATGGAGAACCACCGCAATGACCCCAACAAAGTG gtGTGCCCAGTCTGCTCAGCCATGCCCTGGGGCGACCCCAGCTACAAGAGTGCCAACTTTCTCCAGCACCTTCTCCACAGGCACAAGTTCTCCTACGACACCTTTGTG gaCTATAACATCGATGAGGAGGCAGCGTTGCAGGCTGCCCTGGCACTGTCACTGTCCGAGAACTGA